One genomic segment of Drosophila melanogaster chromosome 3L includes these proteins:
- the Txl gene encoding Thioredoxin-like has protein sequence MSVRVINDESHFQAELAQAGIQLVVVDFTASWCGPCKRIAPIFETFPTKYPKAIFLKVDVDKCQDTAAGQGVSAMPTFIFYRNRTKIDRVQGADVNGLEAKIQEHIGTSGGEEGGEDYGQGLMELNTFISKQECECLNEADDHNLKHALASAGGYLQSDCDEQLILSITFNQAVKIHSLKFKAPSHLGPKDVKLFINQPRTIDFDMAESMNSVQDLSLAQKELESGVPVNLRYVKFQNVQNIQIFVKNNQSGGDVTQIDYIGFIGSPIMTTKMNDFKRVAGKKGESH, from the exons ATGTCCGTGCGCGTGATCAACGACGAGTCCCACTTCCAGGCGGAGTTGGCCCAAGCGGGCATTCAATTGGTTGTGGTGGACTTCACAGCTTCGTGGTGTGGTCCCTGCAAGCGGATTGCGCCCATCTTCGAGACGTTTCCAACAAAGTACCCAAAGGCCATCTTCCTGAAAGTGGATGTGGACAAGTGCCAGGACACGGCTGCTGGACAGGGCGTTTCGGCCATGCCAACATTCATCTTCTACAGGAACAGGACCAAGATCGATCGCGTCCAGGGTGCGGACGTCAATGGGCTCGAGGCCAAGATCCAGGAGCACATCGGTACATCCGGTGGCGAGGAGGGGGGCGAGGATTACGGGCAGGGATTG ATGGAACTGAATACATTTATTTCGAAGCAGGAGTGCGAGTGCCTCAACGAAGCTGATGACCACAACTTAAAGCACGCCCTGGCCTCCGCCGGTGGCTACCTGCAGTCCGATTGCGATGAGCAGCTCATCCTGTCCATCACCTTTAATCAGGCTGTGAAGATCCACTCTTTGAAGTTCAAGGCACCTTCGCACCTGGGTCCCAAGGATGTGAAGCTGTTCATTAACCAGCCCCGCACGATTGACTTTGACATGGCCGAGTCCATGAACAGTGTGCAGGATCTAAG CCTGGCTCAGAAGGAGCTGGAGAGTGGAGTGCCCGTGAATCTGCGCTACGTCAAGTTCCAGAATGTGCAAAACATCCAAATCTTCGTGAAGAACAATCAGTCAGGTGGCGATGTGACGCAGATTGATTATATCGGCTTCATCGGTTCCCCCATCATGACCACCAAGATGAACGACTTCAAGCGAGTGGCTGGCAAGAAGGGCGAGAGCCACTAA
- the Ppat-Dpck gene encoding bifunctional phosphopantetheine adenylyltransferase - Dephospho-CoA kinase: protein MASSTGLLVVSNIKHLGKSLRAIEKYVNSLYIHLNVAGSTSTTSPVPPPPVWGRLISQLYANSSSYVGKQLDLRVLVSPLRPGANGSLKLRQPVDLIFSDAHHPELCDRLRADLNISKPTIFLDDSVISDLSAQQDDTQPPKVYPSVVLGGTFDRIHLGHKIFLTQAVLRTCKRLVVGVTTSAMTKGKTLPDLILPVEERIARLREFLVDIDDTLQYEIVPIDDPFGPTQVDPDLDMIVVSAETLRGGQKVNEVRSAKQLRELEIFVIDIVESNVHDGIHETKVSSSNTRIDLLGTRWRRPEPRPQLPPRPYIIGLTGGIASGKSKMGERLANMGAHVIDCDKVAHDVYEPGQLCYTRIVQHFGQGIVSDDGRIDRSKLGPLVFADPKQLQALNGIVWPELIAEVNRRLDALRSQADVPRVVVLEAAVLLRAGWETNCHEVWSMIVPPDEAVRRIIERNKLSEVEAQKRLASQVPNSEIVAKSHVIFSSQWDHEFTQKQAERAWKMLTKELDSYQSSL from the exons ATGGCTTCATCCACAGGTCTCCTGGTGGTGTCCAACATCAAGCACCTTGGCAAATCCCTGCGAGCCATCGAGAAGTACGTGAATTCACTGTACATCCACCTAAATGTGGCGGGGTCAACGTCCACGACGTCACCAGTTCCACCGCCTCCGGTTTGGGGTCGTCTAATCTCGCAGCTGTacgccaacagcagcagctatGTGGGCAAGCAGTTGGACCTTCGCGTCCTTGTCTCTCCCCTACGACCAGGTGCCAATGGATCCCTGAAGTTGCGCCAGCCCGTCGACCTAATCTTCTCGGATGCACATCATCCGGAGCTGTGCGACAGGCTTCGCGCGGATCTTAACATCAGCAAGCCAACAATCTTCCTGGATGACTCGGTCATCTCGGATTTAAGTGCCCAGCAGGATGACACCCAGCCGCCTAAGGTGTATCCCTCGGTTGTCCTGGGCGGAACATTCGATCGCATCCATCTGGGACACAAGATATTCCTCACCCAGGCTGTACTGCGCACCTGCAAGCGTTTGGTTGTGGGCGTAACCACCTCCGCCATGACGAAGG GAAAGACGCTGCCGGACTTGATTTTGCCCGTGGAAGAGCGCATCGCCCGGCTAAGGGAGTTCCTGGTGGACATAGATGATACGCTGCAGTACGAAATTGTGCCCATCGATGATCCCTTTGGTCCCACGCAAGTGGATCCTGACCTGGACATGATTGTGGTCAGTGCGGAGACGTTGCGAGGAGGGCAGAAGGTCAACGAGGTACGCTCCGCTAAGCAACTGCGCGAGCTGGAGATCTTTGTGATTGACATTGTTGAAAGCAACGTGCATGATGGCATCCACGAGACCAAGGTCAGCTCGAGTAACACACGCATCGATCTGCTGGGAACCCGCTGGAGAAGGCCGGAGCCACGACCACAGCTCCCGCCGCGCCCTTACATTATTGGACTCACTGGCGGCATCGCATCTGGCAAGAGCAAGATGGGCGAGAGATTGGCCAACATGGGCGCCCACGTGATCGACTGCGATAAGGTGGCGCACGATGTTTACGAACCTGGTCAGTTGTGCTACACCCGAATTGTGCAGCACTTCGGACAGGGTATTGTTTCAGACGATGGTCGCATCGATCGGTCCAAGCTGGGACCCTTGGTGTTTGCCGATCCCAAGCAGTTGCAAGCACTCAACGGCATTGTCTGGCCGGAACTTATTGCGGAGGTTAACAGGCGGCTGGATGCACTGCGTTCCCAGGCGGACGTGCCGCGTGTGGTGGTCCTGGAGGCAGCGGTGCTGCTGCGAGCGGGCTGGGAGACCAATTGCCATGAGGTGTGGTCCATGATTGTGCCACCGGATGAGGCTGTGCGGCGGATTATTGAGCGCAACAAGTTGAGCGAAGTGGAGGCCCAAAAGCGACTGGCCAGTCAGGTGCCCAATTCTGAGATCGTGGCCAAGTCGCATGTGATATTCAGTTCGCAATGGGATCACGAATTCACCCAGAAACAGGCGGAGCGTGCGTGGAAAATGCTTACCAAGGAACTGGACTCTTACCAGAGCAGCCTTTAA
- the scny gene encoding scrawny, isoform G produces MPVSMAVCETANVVNAALRESLGGNSSAGSSTDQAKSGEDTNGSLQNHIVANAKRILMAKIEYEEVPNYHESVLENLKSKYIVIKPGNPGAINGFSGKNNTGKLVGANGHDNNGARKQAEHPNNQSHHINHHNHQHPTSNPNELPKPKRVLYPRENIRIGWKQSERKWQVGTGMINVGNTCYLNSTLQALLHIPALANWLVSEQAHLADCNVAEPGSGCIICAMTKTLLATQSNQSAVRPFLIYSKLKQICKHMVVGRQEDAHEFLRFLVEAMERAYLMRFRNYKELDQLVKETTPLGQIFGGYLRSEVRCLSCNHVSITFQHFQDLLLDIRKADSLEDAFEGHFSRERLEDMGYKCEGCKKKVSATKQFSLERAPITLCIQLKRFSMIGNKLTKQISFKSRIDLSKYAARSQAAQAQPLTYRLVSMVTHLGASQHCGHYTAIGSTDTGSFYNFDDSYVRPIAMHSVCNTNAYIMFFELDLSQAASPAANRPNGVRLTNGHSTTPVPAATVSSPSPTRFIGPQLPAGGANGYTNGNAQKTAIQFKQQNQQSPQNGLQLGTGKFQDTAKPPLVGAHAKGEATSAPTANGNKSSSPSSNSSSNHKSINQQQYLPISSDDEDIEDEMKPRPTTAQLPSMPNMTENHTEPKAKSPVKIQVKTPVKTPLKSLVPYESASEEEEAPLPNPRKRPSGEDSSESDQESGQTNGHSKTNGSHTNGSASSSVHVNNSKQKTDAIDEIFKSLKKSADSDEDDDEEEPSIQLTNGWHPQKQSQSQSKAPPSPKTPPSPAVIKSKTGIWKVTRNDEVDAIEDDVDVVVVEGSPVKIPTPNKNHRNPFSSSKPSTDSPATPGAKRQKLLNGSALKSHQQPRVGNGYQSNATSNGSTINELLKQSYRGYGSPVLSWNGKPAELEKETFELVCAKRIAGHGSVEGSDIVEGSVAVDAAVTSGSDSKDVVVIAVAVTDTTADAPDPDRLTDGR; encoded by the exons ATGCCCGTTTCGATGGCCGTATGCGAAACGGCGAATGTCGTCAACGCAGCGCTGCGCGAATCCCTTGGCGGCAACTCCTCCGCCGGCTCGTCGACTGACCAGGCCAAGAGCGGCGAGGACACCAACGGCAGCCTGCAAAATCACATCGTGGCCAATGCCAAACGCATCCTGATGGCCAAAATCGAATACGAGGAGGTGCCCAACTACCACGAATCGGTGCTGGAGAACCTCAAGTCCAAATATATTGTCATCAAGCCGGGAAATCCAGGCGCCATCAATGGCTTTAGTGGCAAAAACAATACAGGCAAACTTGTGGGCGCAAATGGACATG ACAATAACGGCGCCCGCAAGCAAGCGGAGCACCCGAACAATCAGTCGCACCACATCAACCACCACAATCATCAGCATCCGACAAGCAATCCCAATGAGCTGCCCAAGCCGAAGAGGGTCCTCTATCCGCGGGAGAACATACGCATTGGCTGGAAGCAGTCGGAGCGCAAATGGCAGGTGGGCACGGGCATGATCAATGTGGGCAACACCTGCTACCTCAACTCAACGCTTCAGGCGCTCCTGCACATACCCGCCCTGGCCAATTGGCTCGTTTCGGAGCAGGCGCATCTGGCTGACTGCAATGTGGCCGAACCTGGCAGCGGTTGCATCATTTGCGCCATGACCAAAACACTTTTGGCCACCCAAAGCAATCAGTCGGCCGTCAGACCCTTCCTCATCTACTCGAAGCTAAAGCAGATCTGCAAACACATGGTCGTTGGTCGCCAAGAGGATGCGCACGAGTTCCTGCGCTTCCTGGTCGAGGCCATGGAGCGGGCGTATTTGATGCGGTTTCGTAACTACAAAGAGCTGGATCAGTTGGTTAAGGAGACCACGCCGCTGGGACAGATCTTTGGCGGCTATCTGCGCAGCGAGGTGCGCTGTCTGAGCTGCAACCATGTGTCCATTACGTTTCAGCACTTCCAGGATCTGTTGCTCGACATCCGCAAGGCAGACTCCTTGGAGGATGCTTTCGAGGGACACTTTTCTCGCGAACGGCTAGAGGATATGGGCTACAAGTGCGAGGGATGCAAGAAGAAG GTATCTGCCACAAAGCAATTCTCTTTGGAGCGTGCCCCAATCACGCTTTGTATACAGCTGAAGCGATTCTCCATGATCGGCAACAAACTGACCAAGCAGATTTCCTTCAAGTCACGCATAGATTTGAGCAAATACGCAGCCCGTTCACAAGCAGCTCAGGCTCAACCGCTCACCTATCGCCTGGTGTCGATGGTCACTCACTTGGGGGCGTCCCAGCACTGCGGTCACTACACGGCCATTGGCTCCACGGATACGGGCAGCTTTTACAACTTCGACGACAGCTACGTGCGGCCAATCGCAATGCACAGTGTGTGCAACACAAATGCCTATATAATGTTTTTCGAACTGGACCTCTCACAGGCTGCCAGTCCGGCGGCCAACAGGCCCAATGGAGTGCGTTTGACCAACGGACACAGCACAACGCCAGTGCCGGCGGCGACTGTGTCTTCGCCTTCACCAACGCGTTTCATTGGTCCTCAACTGCCGGCGGGTGGAGCAAACGGTTACACTAATGGAAATGCCCAGAAAACCGCCATCCAGTTCAAGCAACAAAACCAGCAAAGTCCACAGAACGGACTCCAGCTGGGTACCGGAAAGTTTCAGGACACTGCGAAGCCTCCACTGGTTGGCGCTCACGCTAAAGGCGAAGCTACTTCAGCTCCCACTGCAAATGGTAACAAAAGTTCCTCCccaagcagcaacagcagcagcaaccataAATCAATAAACCAGCAACAATATCTGCCAATTTCCTCGGATGATGAAGACATCGAGGATGAGATGAAGCCCAGACCAACGACAGCCCAGCTACCGAGCATGCCCAATATGACGGAGAATCATACGGAGCCTAAGGCAAAGTCTCCTGTAAAGATTCAAGTAAAGACTCCCGTCAAAACGCCACTGAAAAGTCTTGTGCCCTACGAATCAGCAtctgaggaggaggaggcgccTCTACCGAATCCCCGCAAGCGTCCAAGTGGGGAGGATTCTAGCGAGTCGGACCAAGAGTCTGGCCAGACCAATGGTCACAGTAAGACCAATGGCAGCCACACCAACGGCTCAGCCTCGTCATCGGTTCACGTtaacaacagcaaacaaaagacTGATGCCATAGACGAGATATTCAAGAGCCTAAAAAAGTCCGCAGACAGTGATGAGGACGACGATGAGGAGGAGCCCAGCATTCAGCTAACGAATGGCTGGCACCCACAGAAGCAATCACAGTCTCAAAGCAAAGCACCACCATCGCCAAAGACGCCACCCTCGCCAGCGGTCATCAAATCGAAAACGGGTATCTGGAAAGTTACGCGTAACGATGAGGTCGATGCCATCGAAGATGATGTTGACGTCGTGGTGGTGGAGGGATCGCCGGTGAAAATTCCGACGCCGAACAAGAACCATCGCAATCCCTTCTCGAGTAGCAAGCCCTCCACGGACTCGCCCGCAACGCCAGGCGCCAAGCGCCAAAAGTTGCTCAACGGCAGTGCGCTCAAGTCGCACCAGCAGCCAAGGGTGGGCAATGGCTACCAGAGCAATGCCACCTCGAATGGGAGCACCATCAATGAGCTGCTGAAGCAATCGTATCGTGGATACGGCTCCCCCGTGCTCAGTTGGAATGGCAAGCCCGCGGAGCTCGAAAAGGAG ACTTTTGAGTTGGTTTGTGCGAAACGGATAGCTGGTCACGGCAGTGTGGAAGGCAGCGATATCGTCGAGGGCTCGGTTGCAGTCGACGCGGCAGTGACTAGTGGCAGTGACAGTAAAGATGTGGTCGTAATTGCAGTGGCGGTAACAGACACGACCGCTGACGCACCCGATCCGGATCGTCTCACGGACGGCCGGTAG
- the scny gene encoding scrawny, isoform I, with protein MLHSPVPRYNKCVPFPTLRTDNNGARKQAEHPNNQSHHINHHNHQHPTSNPNELPKPKRVLYPRENIRIGWKQSERKWQVGTGMINVGNTCYLNSTLQALLHIPALANWLVSEQAHLADCNVAEPGSGCIICAMTKTLLATQSNQSAVRPFLIYSKLKQICKHMVVGRQEDAHEFLRFLVEAMERAYLMRFRNYKELDQLVKETTPLGQIFGGYLRSEVRCLSCNHVSITFQHFQDLLLDIRKADSLEDAFEGHFSRERLEDMGYKCEGCKKKVSATKQFSLERAPITLCIQLKRFSMIGNKLTKQISFKSRIDLSKYAARSQAAQAQPLTYRLVSMVTHLGASQHCGHYTAIGSTDTGSFYNFDDSYVRPIAMHSVCNTNAYIMFFELDLSQAASPAANRPNGVRLTNGHSTTPVPAATVSSPSPTRFIGPQLPAGGANGYTNGNAQKTAIQFKQQNQQSPQNGLQLGTGKFQDTAKPPLVGAHAKGEATSAPTANGNKSSSPSSNSSSNHKSINQQQYLPISSDDEDIEDEMKPRPTTAQLPSMPNMTENHTEPKAKSPVKIQVKTPVKTPLKSLVPYESASEEEEAPLPNPRKRPSGEDSSESDQESGQTNGHSKTNGSHTNGSASSSVHVNNSKQKTDAIDEIFKSLKKSADSDEDDDEEEPSIQLTNGWHPQKQSQSQSKAPPSPKTPPSPAVIKSKTGIWKVTRNDEVDAIEDDVDVVVVEGSPVKIPTPNKNHRNPFSSSKPSTDSPATPGAKRQKLLNGSALKSHQQPRVGNGYQSNATSNGSTINELLKQSYRGYGSPVLSWNGKPAELEKETFELVCAKRIAGHGSVEGSDIVEGSVAVDAAVTSGSDSKDVVVIAVAVTDTTADAPDPDRLTDGR; from the exons ATGCTGCACAGTCCGGTGCCTAGGTACAACAAATGTGTACCCTTTCCAACACTGCGAACAG ACAATAACGGCGCCCGCAAGCAAGCGGAGCACCCGAACAATCAGTCGCACCACATCAACCACCACAATCATCAGCATCCGACAAGCAATCCCAATGAGCTGCCCAAGCCGAAGAGGGTCCTCTATCCGCGGGAGAACATACGCATTGGCTGGAAGCAGTCGGAGCGCAAATGGCAGGTGGGCACGGGCATGATCAATGTGGGCAACACCTGCTACCTCAACTCAACGCTTCAGGCGCTCCTGCACATACCCGCCCTGGCCAATTGGCTCGTTTCGGAGCAGGCGCATCTGGCTGACTGCAATGTGGCCGAACCTGGCAGCGGTTGCATCATTTGCGCCATGACCAAAACACTTTTGGCCACCCAAAGCAATCAGTCGGCCGTCAGACCCTTCCTCATCTACTCGAAGCTAAAGCAGATCTGCAAACACATGGTCGTTGGTCGCCAAGAGGATGCGCACGAGTTCCTGCGCTTCCTGGTCGAGGCCATGGAGCGGGCGTATTTGATGCGGTTTCGTAACTACAAAGAGCTGGATCAGTTGGTTAAGGAGACCACGCCGCTGGGACAGATCTTTGGCGGCTATCTGCGCAGCGAGGTGCGCTGTCTGAGCTGCAACCATGTGTCCATTACGTTTCAGCACTTCCAGGATCTGTTGCTCGACATCCGCAAGGCAGACTCCTTGGAGGATGCTTTCGAGGGACACTTTTCTCGCGAACGGCTAGAGGATATGGGCTACAAGTGCGAGGGATGCAAGAAGAAG GTATCTGCCACAAAGCAATTCTCTTTGGAGCGTGCCCCAATCACGCTTTGTATACAGCTGAAGCGATTCTCCATGATCGGCAACAAACTGACCAAGCAGATTTCCTTCAAGTCACGCATAGATTTGAGCAAATACGCAGCCCGTTCACAAGCAGCTCAGGCTCAACCGCTCACCTATCGCCTGGTGTCGATGGTCACTCACTTGGGGGCGTCCCAGCACTGCGGTCACTACACGGCCATTGGCTCCACGGATACGGGCAGCTTTTACAACTTCGACGACAGCTACGTGCGGCCAATCGCAATGCACAGTGTGTGCAACACAAATGCCTATATAATGTTTTTCGAACTGGACCTCTCACAGGCTGCCAGTCCGGCGGCCAACAGGCCCAATGGAGTGCGTTTGACCAACGGACACAGCACAACGCCAGTGCCGGCGGCGACTGTGTCTTCGCCTTCACCAACGCGTTTCATTGGTCCTCAACTGCCGGCGGGTGGAGCAAACGGTTACACTAATGGAAATGCCCAGAAAACCGCCATCCAGTTCAAGCAACAAAACCAGCAAAGTCCACAGAACGGACTCCAGCTGGGTACCGGAAAGTTTCAGGACACTGCGAAGCCTCCACTGGTTGGCGCTCACGCTAAAGGCGAAGCTACTTCAGCTCCCACTGCAAATGGTAACAAAAGTTCCTCCccaagcagcaacagcagcagcaaccataAATCAATAAACCAGCAACAATATCTGCCAATTTCCTCGGATGATGAAGACATCGAGGATGAGATGAAGCCCAGACCAACGACAGCCCAGCTACCGAGCATGCCCAATATGACGGAGAATCATACGGAGCCTAAGGCAAAGTCTCCTGTAAAGATTCAAGTAAAGACTCCCGTCAAAACGCCACTGAAAAGTCTTGTGCCCTACGAATCAGCAtctgaggaggaggaggcgccTCTACCGAATCCCCGCAAGCGTCCAAGTGGGGAGGATTCTAGCGAGTCGGACCAAGAGTCTGGCCAGACCAATGGTCACAGTAAGACCAATGGCAGCCACACCAACGGCTCAGCCTCGTCATCGGTTCACGTtaacaacagcaaacaaaagacTGATGCCATAGACGAGATATTCAAGAGCCTAAAAAAGTCCGCAGACAGTGATGAGGACGACGATGAGGAGGAGCCCAGCATTCAGCTAACGAATGGCTGGCACCCACAGAAGCAATCACAGTCTCAAAGCAAAGCACCACCATCGCCAAAGACGCCACCCTCGCCAGCGGTCATCAAATCGAAAACGGGTATCTGGAAAGTTACGCGTAACGATGAGGTCGATGCCATCGAAGATGATGTTGACGTCGTGGTGGTGGAGGGATCGCCGGTGAAAATTCCGACGCCGAACAAGAACCATCGCAATCCCTTCTCGAGTAGCAAGCCCTCCACGGACTCGCCCGCAACGCCAGGCGCCAAGCGCCAAAAGTTGCTCAACGGCAGTGCGCTCAAGTCGCACCAGCAGCCAAGGGTGGGCAATGGCTACCAGAGCAATGCCACCTCGAATGGGAGCACCATCAATGAGCTGCTGAAGCAATCGTATCGTGGATACGGCTCCCCCGTGCTCAGTTGGAATGGCAAGCCCGCGGAGCTCGAAAAGGAG ACTTTTGAGTTGGTTTGTGCGAAACGGATAGCTGGTCACGGCAGTGTGGAAGGCAGCGATATCGTCGAGGGCTCGGTTGCAGTCGACGCGGCAGTGACTAGTGGCAGTGACAGTAAAGATGTGGTCGTAATTGCAGTGGCGGTAACAGACACGACCGCTGACGCACCCGATCCGGATCGTCTCACGGACGGCCGGTAG
- the scny gene encoding scrawny, isoform J, with protein MTVIMVDGFALWLLYKLFLSPCCLLLWHVLKLSTVLFTFADNNGARKQAEHPNNQSHHINHHNHQHPTSNPNELPKPKRVLYPRENIRIGWKQSERKWQVGTGMINVGNTCYLNSTLQALLHIPALANWLVSEQAHLADCNVAEPGSGCIICAMTKTLLATQSNQSAVRPFLIYSKLKQICKHMVVGRQEDAHEFLRFLVEAMERAYLMRFRNYKELDQLVKETTPLGQIFGGYLRSEVRCLSCNHVSITFQHFQDLLLDIRKADSLEDAFEGHFSRERLEDMGYKCEGCKKKVSATKQFSLERAPITLCIQLKRFSMIGNKLTKQISFKSRIDLSKYAARSQAAQAQPLTYRLVSMVTHLGASQHCGHYTAIGSTDTGSFYNFDDSYVRPIAMHSVCNTNAYIMFFELDLSQAASPAANRPNGVRLTNGHSTTPVPAATVSSPSPTRFIGPQLPAGGANGYTNGNAQKTAIQFKQQNQQSPQNGLQLGTGKFQDTAKPPLVGAHAKGEATSAPTANGNKSSSPSSNSSSNHKSINQQQYLPISSDDEDIEDEMKPRPTTAQLPSMPNMTENHTEPKAKSPVKIQVKTPVKTPLKSLVPYESASEEEEAPLPNPRKRPSGEDSSESDQESGQTNGHSKTNGSHTNGSASSSVHVNNSKQKTDAIDEIFKSLKKSADSDEDDDEEEPSIQLTNGWHPQKQSQSQSKAPPSPKTPPSPAVIKSKTGIWKVTRNDEVDAIEDDVDVVVVEGSPVKIPTPNKNHRNPFSSSKPSTDSPATPGAKRQKLLNGSALKSHQQPRVGNGYQSNATSNGSTINELLKQSYRGYGSPVLSWNGKPAELEKETFELVCAKRIAGHGSVEGSDIVEGSVAVDAAVTSGSDSKDVVVIAVAVTDTTADAPDPDRLTDGR; from the exons ATGACTGTGATAATGGTGGACGGGTTCGCCCTGTGGCTGCTCTACAAGCTGTTCCTGTCTCCCTGCTGCCTTCTCCTGTGGCACGTGCTTAAACTGTCTACCGTCCTCTTTACCTTTGCAGACAATAACGGCGCCCGCAAGCAAGCGGAGCACCCGAACAATCAGTCGCACCACATCAACCACCACAATCATCAGCATCCGACAAGCAATCCCAATGAGCTGCCCAAGCCGAAGAGGGTCCTCTATCCGCGGGAGAACATACGCATTGGCTGGAAGCAGTCGGAGCGCAAATGGCAGGTGGGCACGGGCATGATCAATGTGGGCAACACCTGCTACCTCAACTCAACGCTTCAGGCGCTCCTGCACATACCCGCCCTGGCCAATTGGCTCGTTTCGGAGCAGGCGCATCTGGCTGACTGCAATGTGGCCGAACCTGGCAGCGGTTGCATCATTTGCGCCATGACCAAAACACTTTTGGCCACCCAAAGCAATCAGTCGGCCGTCAGACCCTTCCTCATCTACTCGAAGCTAAAGCAGATCTGCAAACACATGGTCGTTGGTCGCCAAGAGGATGCGCACGAGTTCCTGCGCTTCCTGGTCGAGGCCATGGAGCGGGCGTATTTGATGCGGTTTCGTAACTACAAAGAGCTGGATCAGTTGGTTAAGGAGACCACGCCGCTGGGACAGATCTTTGGCGGCTATCTGCGCAGCGAGGTGCGCTGTCTGAGCTGCAACCATGTGTCCATTACGTTTCAGCACTTCCAGGATCTGTTGCTCGACATCCGCAAGGCAGACTCCTTGGAGGATGCTTTCGAGGGACACTTTTCTCGCGAACGGCTAGAGGATATGGGCTACAAGTGCGAGGGATGCAAGAAGAAG GTATCTGCCACAAAGCAATTCTCTTTGGAGCGTGCCCCAATCACGCTTTGTATACAGCTGAAGCGATTCTCCATGATCGGCAACAAACTGACCAAGCAGATTTCCTTCAAGTCACGCATAGATTTGAGCAAATACGCAGCCCGTTCACAAGCAGCTCAGGCTCAACCGCTCACCTATCGCCTGGTGTCGATGGTCACTCACTTGGGGGCGTCCCAGCACTGCGGTCACTACACGGCCATTGGCTCCACGGATACGGGCAGCTTTTACAACTTCGACGACAGCTACGTGCGGCCAATCGCAATGCACAGTGTGTGCAACACAAATGCCTATATAATGTTTTTCGAACTGGACCTCTCACAGGCTGCCAGTCCGGCGGCCAACAGGCCCAATGGAGTGCGTTTGACCAACGGACACAGCACAACGCCAGTGCCGGCGGCGACTGTGTCTTCGCCTTCACCAACGCGTTTCATTGGTCCTCAACTGCCGGCGGGTGGAGCAAACGGTTACACTAATGGAAATGCCCAGAAAACCGCCATCCAGTTCAAGCAACAAAACCAGCAAAGTCCACAGAACGGACTCCAGCTGGGTACCGGAAAGTTTCAGGACACTGCGAAGCCTCCACTGGTTGGCGCTCACGCTAAAGGCGAAGCTACTTCAGCTCCCACTGCAAATGGTAACAAAAGTTCCTCCccaagcagcaacagcagcagcaaccataAATCAATAAACCAGCAACAATATCTGCCAATTTCCTCGGATGATGAAGACATCGAGGATGAGATGAAGCCCAGACCAACGACAGCCCAGCTACCGAGCATGCCCAATATGACGGAGAATCATACGGAGCCTAAGGCAAAGTCTCCTGTAAAGATTCAAGTAAAGACTCCCGTCAAAACGCCACTGAAAAGTCTTGTGCCCTACGAATCAGCAtctgaggaggaggaggcgccTCTACCGAATCCCCGCAAGCGTCCAAGTGGGGAGGATTCTAGCGAGTCGGACCAAGAGTCTGGCCAGACCAATGGTCACAGTAAGACCAATGGCAGCCACACCAACGGCTCAGCCTCGTCATCGGTTCACGTtaacaacagcaaacaaaagacTGATGCCATAGACGAGATATTCAAGAGCCTAAAAAAGTCCGCAGACAGTGATGAGGACGACGATGAGGAGGAGCCCAGCATTCAGCTAACGAATGGCTGGCACCCACAGAAGCAATCACAGTCTCAAAGCAAAGCACCACCATCGCCAAAGACGCCACCCTCGCCAGCGGTCATCAAATCGAAAACGGGTATCTGGAAAGTTACGCGTAACGATGAGGTCGATGCCATCGAAGATGATGTTGACGTCGTGGTGGTGGAGGGATCGCCGGTGAAAATTCCGACGCCGAACAAGAACCATCGCAATCCCTTCTCGAGTAGCAAGCCCTCCACGGACTCGCCCGCAACGCCAGGCGCCAAGCGCCAAAAGTTGCTCAACGGCAGTGCGCTCAAGTCGCACCAGCAGCCAAGGGTGGGCAATGGCTACCAGAGCAATGCCACCTCGAATGGGAGCACCATCAATGAGCTGCTGAAGCAATCGTATCGTGGATACGGCTCCCCCGTGCTCAGTTGGAATGGCAAGCCCGCGGAGCTCGAAAAGGAG ACTTTTGAGTTGGTTTGTGCGAAACGGATAGCTGGTCACGGCAGTGTGGAAGGCAGCGATATCGTCGAGGGCTCGGTTGCAGTCGACGCGGCAGTGACTAGTGGCAGTGACAGTAAAGATGTGGTCGTAATTGCAGTGGCGGTAACAGACACGACCGCTGACGCACCCGATCCGGATCGTCTCACGGACGGCCGGTAG